Proteins co-encoded in one Conger conger chromosome 4, fConCon1.1, whole genome shotgun sequence genomic window:
- the nell3 gene encoding uncharacterized protein nell3, translated as MIVSRTRLFLLQRTVLFVIVGSVAEICRGVHCFTAETADSRPCIGTHCQGRYSRQPWQFTPTTQGRSAQIAPNHHNTHHPSSPSRAISDPYTIIHPQRGGSDLRRESARMRPSEVSYGCTGADCITPQRQASNDTRECRGIECKLPMRIRPKPRPRPCVGESCPAGFEDAVSQPTLVHMQDRAAQGLGEFPDFGYPASELGGAPLGFQLTCDIKPGENEVPSEDALILQLQLAKGQEKFVETLRAQQVVIRDLQQSLTEQQDTLISQQRQILDQQRKMYEQMDLIKVQYGMLSETIKQMSFQSLQGDIQSYFESHLQGLQDQVRSHLQKSYKVDVDAKVMDVGHPLLDCGSCGPEEYCDFQRDTPRCERCTMCPSGFFLVSQCSPTSDRICQDRDECLEIPNLCGERVKCLNTPGGFRCLGVSEREAAASVCGHDYFYNQALQECQACSDCDGEPVAFACSATSDTVCGSPSDVKMSQCWAAMVSLPPAKDPSSQIYPGMQLNIHGKEPSTLLSNQEGALAFQVHGLIWADHNFALKHNCRNFLQLSIRMNSSEDDGHDLSGVRVEQPDSKFYQSVSVSGAAEVEPNHSLSLFLKSPNHHCNQSKDLHVYDLQMPFSLLWLSHDTGAVAMTAHTSVSVHYQTTYRPTFKVISVSDPYMLSLSHDSRAVRFTESGVVKFVIQQAIYSMGHTCIREGYSLVSYLNRNATNTELMEVFKSGVNYRDTSISLSGVANVEAGDMLSFEIHTPVHCNVRYFGDGTGISTLSLIWIPSAASSALSATISKMGLPSGAVRHKALSFQQVSGSVPQVQLVATGQYARKNFVFRESGVANVAFNLKLIHSCNLVKLVLHRQEGDQAQSALVAQQVGGHMPEGAEWTSVGLRATFEVHNGTMVFITLDCVRGRINQITHEGGTNISILWVTS; from the exons ATGATAGTGTCTAGAACACGGCTGTTTCTTTTGCAGCGCACTGTACTCTTTGTAATTGTTGGAAGTGTGGCAGAAATATGCCGAGGAGTGCACTGTTTCACCGCGGAGACTGCAGACTCCAGACCATGCATAGGGACGCACTGCCAGGGGCGTTATTCTCGACAGCCTTGGCAGTTTACTCCAACGACACAGGGCAGGTCAGCACAGATCGCGCCCAACCACCACAACACCCATCACCCTAGTTCTCCATCCAGAGCTATATCGGATCCGTACACGATTATTCATCCTCAGCGTGGAGGCAGCGACCTCCGCAGGGAGAGCGCAAGGATGAGACCCTCTGAAGTTAGTTATGGATGCACTGGGGCGGATTGCATTACACCTCAAAGACAAGCCAGTAACGACACAAGAGAGTGCCGGGGCATTGAATGCAAACTGCCGATGAGGATACGGCCGAAGCCAAGACCAAGACCGTGTGTGGGGGAAAGCTGTCCAGCAGGGTTCGAGGACGCCGTCAGTCAGCCCACCTTGGTCCACATGCAGGACAGAGCCGCTCAGGGTCTTGGGGAATTTCCGGACTTTGGATACCCTGCGTCAGAACTCGGGGGCGCTCCTCTGGGATTTCAGCTCACGTGCGACATAAAGCCAG GTGAGAATGAGGTTCCTTCCGAGGATGCCCtcatcctgcagctgcagctggccAAGGGGCAGGAGAAATTTGTGGAGACGCTGAGGGCCCAGCAAGTGGTGATCCGGGACCTCCAGCAGAGCCTGACGGAGCAGCAGGACACCCTGATCAGCCAGCAGCGCCAGATCCTGGACCAGCAGCGGAAGATGTACGAGCAGATGGACCTGATCAAGGTGCAGTACGGCATGCTCTCCGAGACCATCAAGCAGATGTCCTTCCAGAGCTTGCAGGGAGACATTCAGAGCTACTTCGAGAGCCACCTGCAAGGGTTGCAGGACCAGGTGAGGAGCCACCTGCAGAAGTCCTACAAGGTGGACGTGGATGCCAAGGTGATGGACGTGGGAcaccccctgctggactgcGGCTCCTGCGGGCCGGAGGAGTACTGCGACTTCCAGAGGGACACACCCAGGTGTGAGAGGTGCACCATGTGCCCCTCTGGGTTCTTCCTGGTCTCCCAGTGCTCACCCACTTCGGATCGTATATGTCAG GACAGAGATGAATGTCTTGAAATACCAAACCTCTGTGGGGAGAGGGTCAAATGCCTCAACACTCCAG GTGGGTTCAGGTGCTTGGGTGTTTCTGAGAGGGAAGCAGCCGCCAGCGTATGTGGACATGACTACTTCTACAACCAAGCGCTGCAGGAGTGCCAGGCCTGCTCTGATTGTGATGGAGAGCCTGTGGCCTTTGCCTGTTCAGCTACCAGTGACACGGTATGCGGCTCCCCCTCCGACGTCAAGATGTCCCAGTGCTGGGCCGCCATGGTTTCTCTGCCCCCTGCCAAGGACCCCTCTAGCCAAATATATCCTGGGATGCAGCTGAATATCCATGGAAAAGAGCCCAGCACCCTCCTCTCTAACCAGGAGGGGGCACTGGCTTTCCAGGTGCACGGCTTAATATGGGCCGACCACAACTTCGCCCTGAAGCACAACTGCAGAAACTTCCTCCAGCTGTCAATCAGGATGAATAGTAGTGAGGACGACGGGCACGACTTGAGCGGGGTTCGGGTGGAGCAGCCGGACAGCAAGTTCTACCAGAGCGTCAGTGTGAGCGGTGCTGCCGAGGTGGAACCTAACCACTCCCTGTCCCTCTTCCTGAAGAGCCCAAACCACCACTGCAACCAGAGCAAAGACTTGCACGTCTACGACCTCCAAATGCCCTTCAGCCTGCTCTGGCTCTCCCATGACACGGGCGCGGTAGCCATGACAGCCCACACCTCAGTGTCCGTGCACTACCAGACCACCTACCGCCCTACTTTCAAAGTCATCTCTGTCTCAGACCCCTACATGCTGAGCCTCTCGCACGACAGCCGGGCGGTGCGCTTCACGGAGAGTGGGGTGGTGAAGTTTGTGATCCAGCAGGCTATCTACTCCATGGGTCACACGTGTATCCGGGAGGGCTACTCCCTCGTCTCCTACCTCAACAGGAACGCCACCAATACAGAGCTCATGGAGGTCTTCAAGTCTGGTGTGAACTACAGGGACACGTCCATCTCCCTCTCCGGTGTGGCAAACGTGGAAGCGGGAGACATGCTCAGTTTTGAGATCCACACGCCTGTGCACTGCAACGTACGCTACTTCGGCGATGGCACCGGCATCAGCACACTCAGCCTGATCTGGATCCCCTCGGCCGCCAGCTCTGCCCTTTCTGCCACCATCTCCAAGATGGGCCTTCCATCCGGCGCCGTTCGTCACAAGGCCCTCAGCTTCCAACAGGTGAGTGGCAGCGTGCCTCAGGTCCAGCTGGTAGCCACCGGGCAGTATGCCCGCAAGAACTTTGTCTTCCGTGAGAGCGGGGTGGCCAACGTGGCCTTCAACCTGAAGCTGATCCACTCCTGCAATTTGGTGAAGTTGGTCCTCCACCGGCAAGAGGGAGACCAGGCCCAGTCAGCACTGGTGGCTCAGCAGGTGGGCGGGCACATGCCAGAGGGTGCCGAGTGGACCAGCGTGGGACTGCGAGCCACCTTTGAGGTCCACAATGGCACCATGGTCTTCATCACCCTGGACTGTGTGCGCGGTCGCATCAACCAGATCACCCACGAAGGAGGCACCAACATCTCAATCCTGTGGGTGACATCGTGA